One part of the uncultured Bacteroides sp. genome encodes these proteins:
- a CDS encoding fimbrial protein — protein sequence MKRKSLFLAALGILLLNSCDKDLVVQDSVPATLKLTITGTDVDTRSTVTPLPTQIEENTVKRVTIGMFKPNGGGATDVIKEFLPGDLTVINSNTYQTSVQGSIIGTESGDRDVIVVVNAPANHFAGATTKTAFITKALTLTQERNNLPMSGVCTATLTANQIVGPVTAQVSRMVARVDLVKLSSAFDPAGQYAFASFKADEVFMYNAMTTSSTDCLNTQFPGHGWLEAPTPSLYLTNLRDGIDQTFAGNTDYTTRHYFYTFANLFTTNLLLPNNLDGPFTMATRLVIGGVFKANASDPGDRVYYPIIINRLLPPAVPADPLGIGVKRNTIYQITAVIKNKGGVTPITIIDPATLGVKVEVLNWEATIPQNAEF from the coding sequence ATGAAGAGGAAAAGTCTATTTCTTGCAGCGTTAGGTATTCTTTTATTGAATTCCTGCGACAAAGATTTGGTAGTTCAGGATTCAGTTCCGGCTACATTGAAGCTTACCATTACAGGTACAGATGTAGATACGCGCTCTACAGTTACTCCTTTACCTACTCAAATAGAGGAAAATACTGTTAAGAGAGTGACAATAGGGATGTTTAAACCGAATGGCGGAGGAGCTACTGATGTTATTAAAGAGTTTCTGCCTGGAGATTTGACAGTAATTAATTCAAATACGTATCAAACCTCTGTACAAGGTTCTATTATTGGTACAGAAAGTGGTGACCGTGACGTTATTGTAGTTGTGAATGCTCCGGCAAATCATTTCGCTGGTGCAACAACTAAAACTGCATTTATTACCAAAGCTTTAACTCTTACACAGGAAAGAAATAACCTTCCAATGTCTGGAGTATGTACAGCTACGTTAACAGCCAATCAGATTGTGGGGCCTGTTACTGCTCAGGTTTCCAGAATGGTAGCTCGTGTTGATCTTGTGAAACTAAGTTCAGCTTTTGATCCTGCTGGACAATATGCGTTTGCATCTTTTAAAGCTGATGAAGTTTTTATGTATAATGCCATGACTACTTCTTCAACAGATTGTTTAAATACTCAGTTCCCTGGTCATGGATGGTTGGAAGCACCGACGCCTTCTCTTTATCTCACCAATCTGCGTGATGGTATTGACCAAACATTTGCCGGTAATACTGATTATACTACCAGGCATTATTTCTACACGTTTGCAAATCTATTTACTACTAATCTTCTTCTTCCAAATAATCTGGATGGTCCATTTACAATGGCAACCAGACTTGTGATTGGTGGAGTGTTTAAGGCAAATGCATCAGATCCTGGAGATCGAGTTTATTATCCTATAATAATAAATAGATTATTACCACCTGCAGTACCGGCAGATCCACTTGGTATTGGAGTGAAACGTAATACAATTTATCAGATTACAGCAGTGATAAAGAATAAGGGAGGAGTAACTCCAATAACTATTATTGATCCTGCTACGCTTGGTGTTAAAGTTGAAGTGCTTAATTGGGAAGCTACTATACCACAGAATGCAGAATTCTAA
- a CDS encoding S28 family serine protease — protein MKKQNFRFILFLFLLFSPLLLNAAQEGLKNKLETLAGVSEVSDLKSSCYNEKYVMMFEHPLDYKNSQAGKFNQRVIICHAGFDRPTVMVTEGYWADYAMRENYVEELSKLLNTNVVFVEYRYFGKSMPNPCNWNYLTVENSLNDLHQVRTALKDIYPGKWIATGISKGGQTTLFYRTYFPNDVDISVPYVAPLNRSVEDGRHQPFIEKTVSTAQNRQKVKDFQLELLKRKSLLIPLFHKHCQEKKYEFRDSEENIYDYCVMEYAFGFWQWGTSLDKIPALNAKKEEIFNHFITMIEPDYFSKQTPYTSFNVQAARELGYYGYDIKPFRKYMSLKSSKDYLRRLMLPDELRNIHFDKALYRNVMKFLKKNDPKMLFIYGGIDPWSASGCTWIKDKKNIKVYVQPDGSHRTRISTMQPGVQKEIIDRLKLWLR, from the coding sequence ATGAAAAAACAAAATTTCCGTTTCATACTGTTCCTGTTTCTCTTGTTTTCACCATTATTATTGAATGCAGCTCAGGAAGGTCTGAAGAATAAGTTAGAGACATTGGCCGGAGTTAGTGAAGTAAGCGACTTGAAAAGTTCTTGCTACAATGAAAAATACGTTATGATGTTTGAACATCCGCTCGATTATAAAAATTCTCAGGCTGGGAAATTTAATCAGCGGGTAATTATTTGTCACGCAGGCTTTGATCGTCCTACAGTAATGGTGACCGAAGGCTATTGGGCCGATTATGCAATGCGGGAAAACTATGTAGAAGAACTATCTAAACTGTTAAATACAAATGTGGTATTTGTTGAATACCGATATTTTGGGAAGTCTATGCCTAATCCTTGTAACTGGAATTATCTCACTGTAGAAAATTCACTTAATGACCTTCATCAGGTGCGAACAGCATTGAAAGATATTTATCCTGGAAAGTGGATAGCAACGGGCATAAGTAAAGGTGGACAAACTACACTTTTTTACCGGACTTATTTCCCGAATGATGTTGATATTTCAGTACCGTATGTTGCTCCTTTAAATCGTTCTGTGGAAGATGGACGTCATCAGCCATTTATAGAAAAGACGGTTTCAACAGCCCAGAATCGTCAGAAAGTAAAAGACTTTCAGTTAGAACTCCTTAAGCGTAAATCACTGCTGATACCATTATTCCATAAACATTGTCAGGAGAAAAAATATGAATTCAGAGACTCTGAAGAGAATATATATGATTATTGTGTTATGGAATATGCTTTTGGATTCTGGCAATGGGGAACCTCTTTAGATAAGATTCCAGCTCTCAATGCAAAAAAAGAAGAGATCTTTAATCATTTTATAACAATGATTGAACCTGATTATTTTTCAAAACAGACTCCTTATACTTCTTTTAATGTGCAAGCTGCAAGGGAATTGGGTTATTATGGTTATGATATAAAGCCTTTCCGTAAGTATATGTCTTTAAAAAGTTCAAAAGATTATCTTCGTCGTCTTATGTTACCTGATGAATTAAGAAATATTCATTTTGATAAAGCATTATATAGAAATGTTATGAAGTTCCTGAAAAAGAACGATCCCAAAATGCTCTTTATCTATGGAGGAATTGATCCGTGGAGTGCTTCCGGATGCACATGGATTAAAGATAAGAAAAATATCAAAGTGTATGTTCAGCCTGATGGTAGTCATCGAACTCGTATATCTACCATGCAGCCAGGTGTACAAAAAGAAATTATTGATAGATTGAAGCTCTGGTTAAGGTAA
- a CDS encoding fimbrial protein has translation MKSRFLFLVGIGALLAMSSCSKDEENLVVKSGEPATLTLTIKGSNVSTRISGSLPDYNSTEGKINDVIVGLFDASGNTDVISYGTLVDNKITIKGTPGLRTIIVVANPNSANQFAGITNITDFRHKSLILPSVQVSDDLPMAGETTYTLVANSTVSTSIAVKRLVARVQLIGLSTQFDPNGQYNNATFKATKVFMFNAMSKSYVDGTVTSEPWQGWSNTLLLPSPLVTPTFNLSLGNDLNLAFPGATYSPNNYFYTFANILPATQSVTELNNATRLVIQGEFDPDGIGTSFASSIVYYPIIVNRDVTPTIEDSGITRNNIYSYTVVIKNKGVNDPITILDPASVTLTVSVDPWITYTDQPVEF, from the coding sequence ATGAAAAGCAGATTTTTATTTTTAGTAGGAATCGGAGCTCTGTTAGCTATGAGCTCTTGTTCAAAGGATGAAGAAAATTTAGTTGTGAAGAGTGGTGAACCTGCAACATTGACTTTAACTATTAAAGGAAGTAATGTGAGTACTCGTATTTCTGGAAGTTTACCTGATTATAATTCTACAGAAGGTAAGATTAATGATGTGATCGTAGGGTTATTCGATGCTTCTGGTAATACAGATGTTATATCATATGGTACTCTTGTGGATAATAAAATTACTATAAAAGGAACTCCTGGTCTTCGAACTATAATTGTTGTTGCTAATCCTAATAGCGCAAATCAGTTTGCTGGTATAACTAATATAACTGATTTTCGTCATAAATCACTTATTCTTCCAAGTGTTCAAGTGAGTGATGATCTTCCTATGGCAGGTGAGACAACATATACATTAGTAGCAAACAGTACAGTATCAACATCTATTGCTGTTAAGCGTCTTGTTGCAAGAGTTCAATTAATTGGTCTTTCAACGCAATTTGACCCTAATGGACAGTATAATAATGCAACTTTCAAAGCAACCAAAGTATTTATGTTTAACGCGATGAGTAAATCTTATGTTGATGGTACTGTTACATCTGAACCTTGGCAAGGATGGAGCAATACTTTGTTGTTACCTTCACCATTGGTTACTCCAACCTTTAATTTATCACTCGGGAATGATTTAAATCTAGCTTTTCCTGGTGCAACATATTCACCTAATAATTATTTTTATACATTCGCAAATATTCTTCCAGCTACCCAAAGTGTTACTGAATTAAATAATGCAACAAGGTTAGTTATTCAAGGAGAATTTGATCCTGATGGAATTGGTACTTCTTTTGCGTCATCTATAGTTTATTATCCTATAATTGTAAATAGAGACGTTACTCCTACTATAGAGGATTCTGGTATTACACGAAATAATATTTATTCTTATACAGTAGTTATTAAGAATAAAGGTGTTAATGATCCAATTACAATACTTGATCCTGCGTCAGTTACTTTGACAGTATCCGTAGATCCATGGATAACATATACTGACCAGCCTGTTGAATTCTAA
- a CDS encoding ABC transporter permease, whose product MKLVWKLLRQHISLGQLCGFFFANLFGMMIVALSVQFYKDIAPVFTQGDSFIKKDFITVTKKISTLGSIAGANNSFAQDDIDEIKSQSFTKSVGAFMPSQFSVTAGFGMQESDFRLATEMFFESVPNEYVDVSLDKWHFDKNSNSIPIIIPRNYLNLYNFGFAQARSLPKLSEGLMGMIKVDLVIRANDGRIAKYKGRIVGFSNRLNTILVPEEFMNWANSTFAPDKEVQPSRLIVEVKNPADEKIAQFFQKRGYETEDNKLDAGKTTYFLKLITGIVLAVGLLISVLSFYILMLSIYLLLQKNTTKLENLLLIGYSPGRVALPYQILTLGLNFVVLILAILLVGWARSYYMGVVASLFPQIAAGSIIPAVVIGTTLFVVVSSMNIVAIRKKVQSIWMHKS is encoded by the coding sequence ATGAAACTTGTTTGGAAACTTCTCCGTCAACATATAAGCCTGGGCCAGTTATGCGGCTTTTTCTTCGCCAATCTATTTGGTATGATGATTGTAGCATTGAGCGTACAATTTTATAAAGACATTGCGCCCGTATTTACTCAAGGTGATAGTTTTATTAAGAAAGACTTTATAACCGTAACTAAAAAGATAAGCACGCTTGGCTCAATAGCCGGTGCAAACAACTCTTTTGCACAAGATGATATTGATGAAATTAAATCTCAGTCTTTTACAAAGAGCGTAGGTGCATTTATGCCTTCGCAATTTTCCGTTACAGCCGGATTTGGCATGCAGGAATCAGATTTTCGTCTTGCAACAGAGATGTTTTTTGAATCAGTACCCAATGAGTACGTTGATGTAAGTCTTGATAAATGGCATTTCGATAAGAATTCTAACTCAATTCCAATTATTATCCCTCGTAACTACCTCAACCTTTACAACTTTGGTTTTGCACAGGCACGTAGTCTTCCTAAACTATCCGAAGGATTGATGGGGATGATTAAGGTGGATCTTGTAATCCGTGCTAACGATGGACGGATAGCTAAATATAAGGGACGAATTGTAGGCTTCTCTAATCGTTTAAATACCATTCTTGTTCCGGAAGAGTTTATGAACTGGGCTAACAGTACATTTGCTCCCGACAAGGAAGTGCAGCCATCCCGGTTAATTGTGGAAGTGAAAAACCCAGCCGATGAAAAAATAGCTCAATTCTTCCAGAAAAGAGGCTACGAAACAGAAGATAACAAACTGGATGCCGGAAAAACAACTTACTTCCTGAAACTGATTACCGGTATTGTGCTGGCAGTAGGATTGCTTATCAGTGTTCTTTCGTTCTACATTTTGATGCTTAGTATTTACCTGTTATTGCAGAAAAATACTACAAAACTGGAGAACCTCTTGCTGATAGGGTATAGCCCCGGACGAGTAGCCTTGCCATACCAGATACTTACGTTAGGGCTTAACTTCGTCGTTTTAATTTTAGCTATATTATTGGTCGGTTGGGCGCGTTCCTATTACATGGGAGTTGTAGCATCGCTCTTCCCGCAAATAGCTGCAGGATCAATCATCCCGGCTGTTGTTATCGGAACAACTCTGTTTGTTGTAGTCTCTTCTATGAATATTGTAGCCATCCGCAAAAAGGTTCAATCCATTTGGATGCATAAATCATAG
- a CDS encoding DUF4906 domain-containing protein, protein MYTVKRIKAVLHLPNVCALLTAITVSLFICGCTDDGMVSESPIPEENSAAVVSLNIKQQTSDLVRTRAVDESIISNLYILAYNGNGSLIGYKSLSSYTQGQLIQMDVNSGTNCTIYAIANLGSTPVLNAQTANTEPALKALMCGPITTLDGVTAGNRLVMSGSIPVIELFGKGSTNYVNELGTLSISRLVAKNVFTVTTIPDITITGYSIKNLPKYEYLVARPNANESLSKDSIVGDDAQVSERFDAPIIPTSSINNFTFYMFENRRGYRVDVNGSKGTPSDQKEKGMYAPNNATYMEVYATGTPTSTDVRARFISATYRIYLGADNSKNYNVKRNCSYNYNVNIYGATDIDTRVTKVSSPSNCYIVPPNRAVIFPVSRANQDGKNRIASVNSGWTTELLWTDRPNPLSSGGTVKSVTAQFTDGTIKVETGSAEGNAVVVAKVNGVIVWSWHIWVTSYDPNTASNQVSINSKVFMNRNLGAINNTPQNVGSMGLLYQWGRKDPFPGSSSYSAALEPTVYGPNSPVIYKLPTPSTISPTNPNGPLNNIENCIQNPSAFYYKTEDTQGANEYDWYSTTATHDASLWGGNSSKSVYDPSPEGWRVPKSGSGTSSPWSGLNYTGLTFTYGYNWSSSVGWYPATGYRKYRDGGLMKIGEYGAYWSATISPTQGNKSYVYLFYFRDGKVVADYTEAKNELEDYYRASGFPIRCVKE, encoded by the coding sequence ATGTATACTGTAAAAAGAATTAAAGCGGTTTTGCATTTGCCGAATGTTTGCGCTTTATTAACGGCAATAACTGTTAGTCTGTTTATATGCGGGTGCACAGACGACGGAATGGTTAGTGAATCACCAATTCCGGAAGAAAATAGTGCTGCCGTTGTTTCTCTTAATATAAAACAGCAGACCTCTGATCTGGTTAGAACCCGCGCCGTTGACGAGAGTATTATTTCAAATCTATATATATTAGCCTATAATGGCAATGGAAGTTTGATAGGTTACAAGTCTTTGAGTTCATATACACAAGGCCAATTAATTCAGATGGATGTTAATAGTGGAACTAATTGTACTATTTATGCAATAGCCAATTTAGGTAGCACTCCCGTTCTGAACGCACAAACGGCTAATACAGAACCAGCTCTAAAGGCATTAATGTGTGGTCCCATTACTACATTGGATGGAGTAACAGCGGGTAATCGGTTGGTAATGAGTGGAAGTATACCTGTTATTGAGTTATTTGGTAAAGGAAGTACAAATTATGTAAATGAACTTGGTACTTTATCCATCTCACGTCTTGTTGCTAAAAATGTTTTTACTGTGACTACTATTCCTGATATTACTATAACTGGATACTCTATAAAGAATTTACCTAAGTATGAATATTTAGTCGCACGTCCAAATGCTAACGAATCTTTATCTAAAGATAGTATAGTGGGAGATGATGCTCAGGTAAGTGAGAGATTTGATGCTCCTATTATACCAACTTCTTCTATTAATAACTTCACTTTTTATATGTTCGAAAATAGGAGAGGATACCGTGTAGATGTAAATGGAAGCAAGGGTACACCTTCTGATCAAAAAGAGAAAGGTATGTATGCTCCTAATAATGCTACCTATATGGAAGTTTATGCTACAGGAACTCCGACTTCTACTGATGTGAGAGCTAGATTTATTTCTGCCACCTATCGCATTTATCTAGGTGCAGATAATAGCAAGAATTACAATGTTAAGAGGAACTGCAGCTATAATTATAATGTAAATATTTATGGCGCAACAGATATTGATACGCGTGTTACAAAAGTATCTTCGCCATCGAATTGCTATATTGTACCTCCTAACAGAGCGGTTATATTCCCAGTATCACGGGCTAATCAAGATGGAAAAAATCGAATAGCAAGCGTTAATAGTGGATGGACTACTGAATTGCTTTGGACGGATAGACCAAATCCACTTTCATCTGGTGGAACTGTAAAATCTGTAACTGCTCAATTTACAGATGGCACTATAAAGGTAGAAACCGGTAGTGCTGAAGGTAATGCTGTAGTAGTTGCTAAGGTAAATGGTGTTATTGTTTGGTCATGGCATATTTGGGTAACTAGTTATGATCCAAATACCGCAAGTAATCAAGTATCTATTAATAGCAAAGTATTTATGAATCGAAATTTAGGTGCAATTAATAATACACCTCAGAATGTTGGTTCTATGGGACTTTTATATCAATGGGGGAGAAAAGATCCATTCCCTGGCTCTTCAAGTTATTCGGCTGCACTAGAGCCAACTGTCTATGGTCCTAATTCTCCTGTAATTTATAAATTGCCAACTCCTAGTACTATAAGTCCTACAAATCCTAATGGTCCACTCAATAATATAGAGAATTGCATACAAAACCCCTCTGCATTTTACTATAAAACAGAGGATACACAAGGAGCGAATGAGTATGACTGGTATTCAACTACAGCAACGCATGATGCTTCTTTATGGGGCGGAAATAGTTCAAAATCGGTTTACGATCCTTCTCCTGAAGGATGGCGAGTACCTAAATCAGGAAGTGGAACATCTTCTCCTTGGTCTGGATTAAATTATACGGGATTAACATTTACTTATGGATATAATTGGTCGTCATCTGTTGGATGGTATCCAGCTACTGGATATAGAAAATATAGAGATGGAGGACTTATGAAAATTGGTGAATATGGAGCATATTGGTCCGCTACAATATCTCCGACGCAAGGAAATAAGAGCTATGTATATCTGTTCTATTTTAGAGATGGAAAGGTTGTTGCAGATTATACAGAAGCTAAAAATGAGTTAGAAGACTATTATCGAGCAAGCGGTTTCCCAATCCGTTGTGTAAAAGAATAG
- a CDS encoding T9SS type A sorting domain-containing protein codes for MKKEKLLGIILLFFVCILLQINAQSLKRSASANQLVSKDTLFYVDFKSKPDAFTTGDIFTASTSNANKEKSINSVVFGAGPNGQRINLNASQSANQYGSTSTTYVSASASDDGANAGAFSFLKSGTGAGGGYIILPEVQGPADITIWSCGANTNTTQKYIVSFSIDGGSTWDAQDTCMITTNKLIYKNIYSYSGSGNLKVKITNATASSSNCNLYIYDVLITKRSLISRVSGAETENQTITPGLPLSNIVYSWGSIATSASVSWTGTANSTTPPSGITVLTDNAAKTLTISGTPTQVGTYGLSIFSTDGTITSDTLTAKINVVSNPIPVINLTSESTTQQQTLITGSSINNVVYKWGGSATTANVNWAGTSSSTTPPDGISVVKDNSLSTLTISGTPTTAGEYNWSVTSTDGSQLASPLIGSLVVMAPPSLSLTSSEKTSSQTVTFSQPIENIVYKWSGSATTAAVTWSGTNNAGVAPAGIKVTLDNSAQTLTISGSPMNMGNYSFNVTSTYGAVASNTMAGSIVVNSVSNMLSAFPGAVGFGAHATGGRRGTVYHVTNLNDSGEGSLRDAVSVSNRIVIFDVSGYINLKTAISAKSNLTIAGQTAPGEGIGIRGGELSFAKSSNIICRHVRVRPGSETASDEDDALSLYLANNTIFDHCSFEYAPWNNIDGVSDNTAVMPVTNITFQNCIIANPTGQQFGAHCESVSSQWTLYKNIFANSHNRNSLSKINDIYANNVLYNCSAGYTTHSGTSFKHDIVGNYFVFGPASTGTDNSWFQIDKNQSIYCSGNMKDKNLDGILNGETTTPYWYQGEGTVLTLPWTDVTNSIPVYSAATAFRINASMAGTLPYDQTDSLIINQVRTIGQGTVGWTQGTAGPSSALYTSQTQSGLENNGYGIIRSGNKEQDTDNDGMPDYWEKANGLNINADDAMQLASDGYTLIEHYINWLAELHTVANCNSSQDIDLIKFFGGFSNVSPTFTISECTNGSASVLEDGHTVRFNPTSDFVGLANIKFTVSGNDETSYSTAISVLVTSNGATAINTNVSSKINIYPNPTTNVLVLNNANATTFEIYNMQGGMLLKGEMAHSGVTQQINVASLPDGIYILKVLCDETFQNFRFVKKS; via the coding sequence ATGAAAAAAGAAAAATTATTGGGCATTATTTTGTTGTTTTTTGTTTGTATACTATTGCAAATCAATGCACAAAGTCTAAAACGTTCTGCTTCTGCAAATCAGTTAGTATCAAAAGATACGTTGTTTTATGTTGATTTTAAATCTAAACCAGATGCCTTTACTACTGGTGACATTTTTACAGCTTCTACTTCTAATGCCAACAAAGAAAAGAGTATTAATTCTGTTGTATTTGGTGCCGGGCCTAATGGACAACGCATTAATTTAAATGCTTCACAATCTGCAAATCAATATGGCAGTACATCTACAACCTATGTGTCTGCTTCTGCGTCTGACGATGGAGCAAATGCCGGAGCATTCAGTTTTTTAAAATCTGGTACAGGTGCTGGTGGAGGGTACATAATCTTACCAGAAGTTCAGGGACCTGCTGATATTACAATATGGAGTTGTGGAGCTAATACAAATACTACACAGAAGTATATTGTTTCTTTTAGTATAGATGGAGGTAGTACATGGGATGCTCAGGATACTTGCATGATTACTACTAATAAACTTATCTATAAGAATATATATTCTTATTCCGGTTCTGGTAATTTAAAAGTAAAAATTACCAATGCTACAGCAAGCAGTTCTAATTGCAATTTATACATTTATGATGTTTTGATAACAAAACGTTCTTTAATCTCTAGAGTATCGGGTGCGGAAACAGAAAATCAAACCATAACTCCCGGTCTGCCTCTTTCAAATATTGTTTATTCCTGGGGAAGCATTGCAACTTCTGCATCTGTTTCGTGGACTGGAACCGCTAATTCGACTACTCCTCCAAGTGGAATTACAGTTTTGACCGATAATGCAGCAAAAACTTTAACCATATCCGGTACACCTACCCAGGTTGGAACATACGGACTTAGTATTTTTTCTACTGATGGAACTATTACATCAGATACATTGACTGCTAAGATAAATGTTGTATCCAATCCTATTCCTGTAATAAACTTAACTTCAGAATCAACAACTCAGCAGCAAACATTAATAACCGGAAGTTCAATAAATAACGTTGTTTATAAATGGGGTGGTTCTGCAACTACAGCAAATGTCAATTGGGCTGGAACTTCAAGTTCCACAACACCTCCCGATGGTATTTCTGTGGTGAAAGATAATTCTCTTTCCACCTTAACAATTTCCGGTACTCCTACAACTGCCGGAGAATATAATTGGAGCGTAACTTCTACAGATGGAAGCCAATTAGCTTCACCGCTAATTGGGTCATTAGTAGTAATGGCGCCTCCGTCTCTTTCTTTGACTTCTTCAGAAAAGACGTCTTCTCAAACAGTAACTTTCAGCCAACCTATAGAAAATATAGTTTATAAGTGGAGTGGCTCTGCTACTACTGCGGCTGTTACCTGGAGCGGAACGAACAATGCAGGAGTTGCTCCTGCAGGGATTAAAGTAACATTGGATAATTCGGCTCAGACGCTAACAATATCAGGATCTCCTATGAACATGGGGAATTATAGCTTCAATGTAACTTCAACTTATGGAGCCGTAGCATCAAATACTATGGCTGGTAGTATTGTAGTTAATTCCGTTTCAAATATGCTTTCGGCATTTCCTGGTGCTGTTGGTTTCGGAGCTCATGCAACCGGAGGGCGGAGAGGTACTGTTTATCATGTTACAAATCTAAATGATAGCGGTGAAGGATCTCTTCGCGATGCAGTAAGTGTCTCTAACCGGATTGTTATATTTGATGTAAGCGGATATATTAATTTGAAGACGGCTATTTCTGCAAAAAGTAACCTTACGATTGCTGGTCAAACAGCTCCGGGTGAGGGTATAGGAATTAGAGGAGGAGAACTTTCTTTTGCAAAATCTTCTAATATAATATGTCGCCATGTACGTGTTCGTCCGGGTAGTGAAACTGCAAGCGACGAAGATGATGCTTTAAGTCTTTATCTTGCAAATAATACTATTTTTGACCACTGTTCTTTTGAATATGCTCCATGGAATAATATAGATGGAGTAAGCGATAATACAGCTGTAATGCCAGTGACAAATATTACTTTCCAGAATTGTATTATAGCCAATCCTACAGGACAACAGTTTGGAGCTCATTGTGAATCTGTAAGTAGTCAGTGGACTCTTTATAAAAACATATTTGCCAACTCTCACAATCGTAACTCTTTGTCTAAGATTAATGATATTTATGCAAACAATGTTCTTTATAATTGTTCTGCAGGATATACCACTCACTCGGGAACTTCATTCAAGCATGATATTGTAGGTAATTATTTTGTTTTTGGACCAGCATCAACAGGTACAGATAATAGCTGGTTCCAGATTGATAAGAATCAAAGTATATATTGTTCCGGCAATATGAAGGATAAAAATCTAGATGGTATTTTGAATGGGGAAACAACTACTCCTTATTGGTACCAGGGAGAAGGGACTGTATTAACTTTACCTTGGACTGATGTTACAAATTCGATACCGGTTTATAGTGCTGCAACTGCATTTCGTATTAATGCATCAATGGCTGGTACTCTTCCGTATGATCAGACTGATTCTTTGATTATCAATCAGGTTAGAACCATTGGGCAAGGTACTGTTGGATGGACTCAAGGTACAGCCGGTCCAAGTTCTGCATTGTATACAAGTCAGACTCAAAGTGGATTAGAGAATAATGGTTATGGTATTATCAGAAGTGGAAACAAAGAGCAGGATACAGATAATGATGGCATGCCGGATTATTGGGAAAAAGCAAACGGATTAAATATAAATGCAGATGATGCAATGCAGCTGGCTTCTGACGGATATACATTGATAGAACATTATATTAACTGGTTGGCCGAATTGCATACTGTAGCTAATTGCAATTCTTCACAGGATATTGATCTTATTAAATTCTTTGGAGGATTTAGTAATGTATCTCCAACGTTTACAATCAGCGAATGTACCAATGGTTCGGCTTCTGTTTTAGAAGATGGGCATACTGTTCGCTTCAATCCAACTTCTGATTTTGTAGGCTTGGCTAATATAAAGTTTACTGTATCAGGGAATGATGAAACTTCATATTCGACTGCCATATCTGTACTTGTTACTTCAAACGGAGCTACAGCTATAAATACAAACGTATCAAGTAAGATTAATATTTATCCCAATCCAACAACAAATGTTTTGGTACTTAATAATGCAAATGCAACTACCTTTGAAATATATAATATGCAGGGAGGAATGTTACTAAAAGGAGAGATGGCTCACTCTGGCGTAACTCAACAGATTAACGTTGCATCATTGCCTGATGGAATTTATATACTTAAAGTTCTTTGTGATGAAACATTTCAGAACTTTCGTTTTGTAAAGAAATCATAG